One Aerosakkonema funiforme FACHB-1375 DNA segment encodes these proteins:
- a CDS encoding NACHT and WD40 repeat domain-containing protein has protein sequence MMDLHKQRRKRGVVLSFPGLKKLIEARREAEIEENDGNKFTLEELSDRTQLAPFTVAKVLAHEEGVDKQTLECFFRAFDLELLPQDYIRPDSNERGSGGALERGNRGEKIQNRTDWGEAVDVSIFYGRTDEIAKLEYWITQENCRLVALLGIGGIGKTALSVKLAQQIQEEFDCVIWRSLRNAPPIEEILANLIQFLSNYREIDLPKQIGQKISQLCELLRSQRCLIIIDNVETILSDGERAGYYREGYEDYGELFKQIGQTQHQSCLLLTSREKPKEIAALEGAVLPVRSLQLTGLQPTDGQEIFRTKGFFRASAEEWQELIGRYAGNPLALKIISTTIQELFDGNIADFLSQNAIIFGDIRDLLDRHFNRLSALEKEVMYWLAIDREPVSLAQLREDIVSPVRSAKLLEALESLGRRYLLEKSAARFTLQPVIMEYVTARSIEQICDEISTQEIGLFRSLALIKAESLDYVRDTQIRLIVNPIIAELLCHFGTKTNIENRLMQILANLKSQPLSQQGYAGGNTLNILRQLQTDLSGYDFSDLAIWQAYLQDLKLHNVNFQNANFAKCVFNETFRNIFSVAFSTDGKLLATGDSDGEIRLWRISEGAEILRSTPVQTLQGHKGWVQTLAFSSTSLRGQENEAGILASGGEDNTVKLWDISNGKCLKTLAGHKSWVQSVAFSPDEKILACGSEGLIKLWDVESGEYFQTWEIGGSWVFSIAFSPDGKMLACGSVEGTVKIWDVASGTCRLEMPGHHGWVWCVAFSPDGGTLASCSDDSTVRLWDAVTGTCRQILHGHNGWVWRVAFSPDGATLASGGGDSTVRLWNVADGSCRLNLQSHASWVGAIAFHPNRIFMATGSIDRTVKLWDIRTGNCLKTIQGNRDFVHSVAFSSPLSHSKLLLASGSDRTIKLWDVEIGKCVKTLQIDSGLIWSIALSPDGNMLACGGDRIVRIWDWQTGQPLKTFQGHTGWIWSIAFSPNGHILASAGEDKTIRIWHINSGQCVQILQEHPSLIYAIAFSPTSPRSGGNEGGLLASASFDRTIRLWDITTGECLQILQGHFSWVQSVAFSPTSFKGRDILASGSFDRTIRLWDINTGECLQIFQGHTATINCLDFSRNGKLLASGSTDGTVCLWDITSGERRQTLQANSGYIWSVAFSPDGNILASGSDSETIKLWDVDTGECLKTLKTDRPYEGMNITGVSGLTETAIATLKALGAKQQ, from the coding sequence ATGATGGATCTGCACAAGCAAAGACGCAAACGCGGTGTTGTCCTCTCTTTCCCAGGCTTGAAAAAGCTGATCGAAGCGAGGCGAGAGGCGGAAATTGAGGAGAATGATGGCAATAAGTTTACTTTAGAGGAATTGAGCGATCGCACTCAACTCGCTCCTTTCACCGTTGCGAAGGTATTGGCGCACGAGGAAGGCGTCGATAAGCAGACATTGGAGTGCTTTTTCCGCGCCTTTGACTTAGAATTACTACCGCAAGACTATATCAGACCGGATTCTAACGAGCGGGGGAGCGGGGGAGCTCTTGAGCGGGGGAACAGAGGAGAAAAAATCCAAAATCGAACTGATTGGGGTGAGGCTGTTGATGTATCGATTTTCTACGGTCGCACGGATGAAATTGCTAAGTTGGAGTATTGGATTACACAAGAAAACTGTCGTTTAGTGGCGCTGCTGGGTATTGGTGGAATTGGCAAAACGGCTTTATCTGTTAAATTAGCGCAACAAATTCAAGAGGAATTCGATTGTGTAATTTGGCGCAGTCTCCGCAATGCGCCACCAATTGAAGAGATTCTCGCTAATTTAATTCAGTTTTTATCAAATTACCGAGAAATAGATTTACCGAAGCAGATCGGACAGAAAATATCGCAATTGTGTGAGTTGCTGCGATCGCAACGCTGTCTGATAATAATAGATAACGTAGAAACCATTTTATCTGATGGCGAAAGAGCGGGTTATTACCGAGAGGGATATGAAGATTATGGGGAACTATTCAAACAAATAGGACAAACGCAACATCAAAGTTGTTTGTTGCTGACGAGTCGAGAAAAACCAAAAGAAATTGCTGCATTGGAAGGAGCGGTATTGCCTGTGCGATCGCTCCAATTAACGGGTTTGCAACCTACAGACGGACAAGAAATATTTAGAACCAAAGGATTTTTTCGCGCTTCAGCAGAAGAATGGCAAGAACTGATAGGTCGCTACGCGGGAAACCCTCTAGCGTTAAAGATAATTTCCACAACTATTCAAGAATTATTCGATGGCAATATCGCCGATTTTTTATCGCAAAATGCGATAATATTTGGCGATATTCGCGATTTGCTAGACCGACATTTCAATCGCCTGTCTGCCTTAGAAAAAGAGGTGATGTATTGGCTGGCGATCGATCGCGAACCTGTTTCCCTGGCACAATTGCGAGAGGATATCGTATCGCCAGTGCGATCGGCCAAATTACTGGAAGCGCTGGAATCTTTGGGGAGGCGATATCTTCTGGAAAAAAGCGCGGCTCGTTTCACCTTGCAACCGGTGATAATGGAATATGTCACGGCTCGATCGATCGAGCAAATTTGCGACGAGATTTCCACTCAAGAGATAGGGCTTTTCCGCAGTCTCGCACTAATTAAAGCGGAATCTCTCGACTATGTAAGAGATACACAAATTCGCCTGATTGTCAACCCAATTATCGCCGAGCTACTCTGCCATTTCGGGACAAAAACTAATATTGAAAATCGATTAATGCAAATCCTGGCCAACCTGAAAAGTCAACCTTTATCTCAACAAGGTTATGCAGGTGGAAACACTCTCAATATCTTGCGTCAACTCCAGACAGATTTAAGCGGCTACGATTTTTCCGATTTAGCGATTTGGCAAGCTTACCTGCAAGACCTCAAGCTGCATAACGTTAATTTCCAGAATGCCAACTTCGCCAAATGCGTTTTCAACGAAACCTTCAGAAACATTTTTTCAGTAGCTTTTAGTACAGATGGAAAACTTTTAGCTACAGGCGATAGCGATGGGGAAATTCGCTTGTGGAGAATTAGCGAAGGAGCAGAAATATTGCGATCGACACCCGTACAAACTTTGCAGGGACACAAAGGTTGGGTACAGACACTTGCCTTCAGTTCAACCTCCCTTCGCGGTCAGGAAAATGAGGCGGGTATCCTTGCCAGCGGCGGTGAAGATAATACTGTCAAATTGTGGGATATTTCTAACGGTAAATGTCTCAAAACATTGGCAGGACATAAAAGTTGGGTGCAATCTGTTGCTTTCAGTCCGGATGAAAAAATATTAGCTTGCGGCAGTGAGGGTTTAATTAAACTTTGGGATGTGGAAAGCGGCGAATATTTCCAAACTTGGGAGATTGGTGGAAGTTGGGTATTTTCTATTGCTTTCAGTCCCGATGGAAAAATGCTTGCTTGTGGCAGCGTAGAAGGTACGGTGAAAATTTGGGATGTTGCTAGCGGTACTTGCCGTTTAGAAATGCCGGGACATCATGGTTGGGTATGGTGCGTTGCTTTTAGTCCGGATGGCGGAACTTTGGCAAGTTGCAGCGATGATTCGACGGTGCGATTGTGGGATGCGGTAACTGGTACTTGTCGCCAAATTTTGCACGGACATAATGGTTGGGTGTGGCGCGTTGCTTTCAGTCCGGATGGCGCAACGCTAGCGAGTGGGGGTGGAGATAGTACAGTTAGATTGTGGAATGTTGCCGATGGTAGTTGTCGTCTAAATTTGCAAAGTCATGCGAGTTGGGTGGGTGCGATCGCATTCCATCCTAACAGGATTTTTATGGCTACTGGTAGCATAGACCGGACAGTCAAACTTTGGGATATCCGCACCGGTAATTGTCTGAAAACTATCCAGGGAAATCGCGATTTTGTCCATTCGGTTGCTTTCTCTTCCCCACTTTCCCACTCCAAACTATTATTAGCTAGCGGTAGCGATCGCACTATTAAATTATGGGATGTAGAAATAGGCAAGTGCGTAAAAACTTTGCAAATAGATAGCGGTTTGATTTGGTCAATTGCCTTAAGTCCGGATGGAAATATGTTAGCTTGTGGAGGCGATCGCATCGTCAGAATATGGGACTGGCAAACCGGACAACCCCTCAAAACATTCCAGGGACATACTGGTTGGATATGGTCGATCGCCTTCAGTCCCAACGGACATATTTTAGCCAGTGCTGGTGAAGATAAAACTATCAGAATTTGGCATATTAATAGCGGTCAATGCGTGCAAATATTGCAAGAACATCCGAGTTTAATCTATGCAATTGCCTTTTCTCCCACTTCCCCCCGTAGCGGTGGAAATGAAGGGGGTCTTCTTGCCAGCGCCAGTTTCGATCGCACAATCAGATTATGGGATATTACCACTGGCGAATGCCTGCAAATATTGCAGGGGCACTTCAGTTGGGTGCAATCGGTTGCTTTTTCTCCAACTTCCTTCAAAGGCAGGGATATTCTTGCTAGCGGCAGTTTCGATCGCACAATCAGATTGTGGGATATTAACACTGGCGAATGTCTGCAAATTTTCCAGGGACACACCGCTACAATCAACTGTCTTGACTTTAGTCGAAATGGCAAGCTTCTCGCCAGTGGCAGTACAGACGGCACAGTTTGTTTGTGGGATATTACCAGCGGCGAACGTCGCCAAACTTTACAAGCAAATAGCGGTTATATTTGGTCGGTTGCTTTTAGTCCCGATGGCAATATTTTAGCCAGCGGTAGCGATTCCGAGACAATTAAATTGTGGGATGTAGATACAGGTGAGTGTCTGAAAACCCTCAAGACCGATCGACCTTACGAAGGCATGAATATTACAGGTGTTAGCGGTTTAACAGAAACCGCTATTGCCACACTTAAAGCATTAGGTGCAAAACAGCAATAA
- the iscB gene encoding RNA-guided endonuclease IscB, with protein sequence MRVFVLDKNLQPLDPCHSARARELLKKGRAKVFRRYPFTIVLQDRTVEDSVTHSHRIKIDPGSKVTGIAVVQEETGRVTNALEITHRGQQIKNALLSRRALRRGRRNRKTRYRQPRFLNRTRKKGWLPPSLESRVINIETWVRRLRKLCPITVISQELVKFDTHKLQNPEIDSIEYQRGDLFGFEVKEYLLHKWGRNCVYCGAENIPLEVEHIYPKSKGGSNRISNLTLACRKCNQAKGDRPIEQFLKKKPELLRKILAQAKAPLKDAAAVNSTRWELFRRLQNTGLLVETGTGGTTKFNRKIREIEKSHWADAACVGQSTPEKLLLKGVKPFLVIAKGHGTRQICNTNKHGFPISHAERGKYFIGFQTGDLVKACIPNGKFAGNYMGRIAIRFRPSFRLSIKGKCFDVNPKYLTAIHKADGYEYEFSQ encoded by the coding sequence ATGCGTGTTTTCGTATTAGACAAAAACTTACAACCTCTTGACCCATGCCATTCAGCAAGGGCAAGAGAACTACTCAAAAAAGGGAGAGCCAAAGTTTTTCGACGCTATCCTTTCACCATTGTTTTACAGGACAGAACCGTAGAAGATTCTGTTACCCATTCCCACCGAATCAAAATCGACCCAGGCAGTAAAGTTACTGGAATTGCCGTAGTTCAAGAAGAAACTGGCAGAGTAACAAACGCTTTAGAAATTACTCACCGAGGACAGCAGATCAAAAATGCTCTCTTGTCTCGGAGAGCCTTAAGACGAGGAAGGAGAAACAGAAAGACTCGTTATCGTCAACCCAGGTTTCTTAACCGCACTCGCAAAAAAGGATGGCTTCCGCCATCCTTGGAAAGTCGAGTTATAAATATTGAAACTTGGGTAAGAAGGCTGAGAAAACTTTGCCCAATTACTGTTATTTCTCAGGAATTAGTGAAGTTTGATACCCATAAACTGCAAAATCCAGAAATTGATAGTATCGAATATCAAAGAGGCGACTTGTTTGGCTTTGAGGTGAAAGAATACCTGTTACATAAATGGGGGAGAAACTGCGTTTATTGCGGCGCTGAAAATATACCATTAGAGGTAGAACACATTTACCCCAAATCAAAAGGAGGAAGTAATCGGATTAGTAACTTAACTTTGGCTTGTCGTAAATGTAATCAAGCTAAAGGGGATAGACCAATCGAACAATTCCTAAAGAAAAAGCCGGAACTTCTCAGGAAGATTTTGGCACAAGCTAAAGCACCATTAAAGGATGCAGCAGCAGTTAACTCAACTCGATGGGAATTGTTTAGGAGACTGCAAAATACTGGTTTGCTTGTTGAAACTGGAACTGGTGGCACGACTAAGTTTAATCGCAAAATTAGAGAGATTGAAAAATCTCACTGGGCTGACGCGGCTTGTGTTGGTCAATCCACTCCTGAGAAACTATTACTAAAAGGAGTTAAGCCATTTTTGGTGATAGCCAAAGGACATGGAACAAGACAAATATGTAATACCAACAAACATGGATTCCCTATTTCTCACGCCGAAAGAGGCAAGTATTTTATAGGTTTCCAAACTGGCGATTTAGTCAAAGCTTGCATTCCTAATGGTAAGTTTGCTGGCAATTATATGGGAAGAATTGCTATTAGATTTAGACCAAGTTTTCGACTTTCTATTAAGGGTAAATGTTTTGATGTTAACCCGAAATATTTAACAGCAATTCACAAGGCAGACGGCTATGAGTACGAATTCTCTCAATAA